A single genomic interval of Wolbachia endosymbiont of Diaphorina citri harbors:
- a CDS encoding peroxiredoxin, which yields MNLVTKSAIDFTASAVLASGKIVDDFCLSKHIKDKYAVLFFYPLDFTFVCPTELISFSNKIEDFSKRDVEVIGISIDSKFSHYKWRNTPVNDGGIGEVSYNLVSDIKKSISRDYGVLYDDSIALRATFVIDDKFVVRHQSINDFPLGRNVDEFIRIIDAIKHNEEHGEVCPAGWKKGKPAMQASDEGVADYLNSHSAEL from the coding sequence ATGAATCTTGTAACAAAATCCGCTATCGATTTTACTGCTTCGGCTGTTCTTGCTAGTGGAAAAATAGTTGATGATTTCTGTTTAAGTAAACATATAAAGGATAAGTATGCTGTCCTTTTTTTCTATCCACTTGATTTTACTTTTGTCTGTCCAACTGAGTTGATATCATTTAGCAACAAAATAGAAGATTTTTCAAAACGTGATGTTGAAGTGATAGGAATAAGTATAGATTCAAAATTTTCACACTATAAATGGCGAAACACTCCAGTTAATGATGGTGGTATTGGAGAGGTTAGCTACAATTTAGTGTCTGATATCAAAAAGTCTATATCAAGAGACTATGGGGTCTTATATGACGACTCAATTGCACTAAGAGCAACTTTTGTTATTGATGATAAATTTGTTGTACGTCATCAATCGATAAATGATTTTCCTTTGGGACGTAATGTCGATGAGTTTATTAGAATTATTGATGCAATAAAACATAATGAAGAGCATGGTGAAGTATGTCCAGCAGGGTGGAAAAAAGGTAAGCCAGCAATGCAGGCAAGTGATGAAGGAGTGGCTGATTATCTAAACTCACACAGTGCAGAATTATAA
- a CDS encoding HK97 family phage prohead protease has protein sequence MNKEFLYSPLSIKSIEENGVFSGYASVFNIIDKQNDLILPGAFKSDLNKSQIKLLWQHNPSEPIGNITDICENDVGLYITAHLLLGIQKAKEVYLMLKTGTINGLSIGYIPIEYDVDHESGARVLKQVELWEVSLVTFPANLAAQVINVKNQHNEQEMLARAIEKANSVLTNMCIST, from the coding sequence ATGAATAAGGAATTTCTCTATTCACCATTGTCAATAAAAAGCATAGAAGAAAACGGAGTATTTTCTGGCTATGCGAGCGTTTTTAACATAATTGATAAGCAAAATGATCTGATATTGCCCGGAGCATTTAAGAGCGACTTAAATAAAAGTCAGATAAAACTTCTTTGGCAGCATAATCCGAGTGAACCTATAGGTAATATTACGGATATTTGCGAAAATGATGTTGGCCTATATATAACTGCACATTTGCTCTTGGGTATACAAAAAGCAAAGGAAGTATATTTAATGCTCAAAACTGGAACTATTAACGGGCTTTCGATTGGCTATATACCAATAGAGTATGATGTTGATCATGAAAGCGGAGCTCGAGTGTTAAAACAAGTGGAGCTATGGGAAGTTAGTTTGGTCACCTTCCCTGCAAATTTGGCAGCTCAGGTAATCAACGTGAAAAATCAGCACAATGAACAAGAAATGTTAGCAAGAGCAATAGAAAAAGCAAATTCTGTGCTTACGAACATGTGTATTTCTACTTAA
- a CDS encoding CCA tRNA nucleotidyltransferase: MQIDHETSVIIEAIEKFGGEARLVGGCVRDSILQRDIHDIDLATNLLPNQAVKALKLRNIKTIPTGLKHGTITAILNKRSFEITTLRHDVKCDGRHAKVEFTNDWQADASRRDFTFNALYADKHGHIYDYFGGIQDLKTRKLNFIGNAEDRIKEDYLRILRAFRFHAKICIGDLSDEILDVCKKHSHMIQNLSGERIREEIFKLLECNDPAPTLKSMQKSDVLQKIIPKEVKCEILSSPLLINTKPPTKPSAYDHTPFLDPTIDALTKLALLLRTAEDRASLGEEVSKFLRLSNKQKKKILFLLSNNIKTELSEKEQKKYISLFGKELYCDLMKICGIESGTNVDEYISFAKMFNIPKFPLSGNDLITIGHQPGKNLGRNLELLRQHWEDSSYTLTKEELILYAKSLL; this comes from the coding sequence ATGCAAATTGATCACGAAACTAGTGTAATTATTGAGGCTATAGAGAAATTTGGTGGTGAGGCAAGGCTTGTTGGTGGATGTGTTAGAGATTCAATTTTACAGCGTGACATTCACGACATCGATCTTGCTACTAATCTGCTGCCTAATCAAGCAGTTAAAGCGTTAAAACTCCGTAATATAAAAACTATTCCAACTGGCTTAAAACATGGAACTATTACTGCGATTTTAAATAAAAGATCCTTTGAGATTACAACGCTAAGGCATGATGTAAAGTGTGACGGTAGACATGCGAAGGTAGAGTTTACTAATGATTGGCAAGCTGATGCTTCAAGGCGCGACTTTACGTTTAATGCTCTTTATGCAGACAAGCATGGCCATATATACGACTACTTTGGTGGCATTCAGGACTTAAAAACACGAAAGTTAAACTTTATAGGTAACGCTGAAGATAGGATTAAGGAAGACTATCTACGTATTTTAAGAGCGTTTCGTTTTCACGCTAAAATATGCATAGGAGATTTAAGTGATGAAATATTGGATGTGTGCAAAAAGCATTCACACATGATTCAAAACCTCTCTGGAGAGAGAATAAGAGAAGAAATATTTAAACTCTTGGAATGCAATGATCCTGCTCCAACACTTAAGAGCATGCAAAAATCTGATGTTTTACAAAAAATTATTCCAAAAGAAGTAAAATGCGAAATTTTATCTTCACCACTTCTTATCAACACTAAACCTCCTACAAAACCCTCAGCGTATGACCATACTCCTTTCCTAGATCCCACAATCGATGCACTAACAAAATTAGCTTTGCTTCTTAGAACTGCTGAAGATAGAGCGAGTCTTGGGGAAGAAGTGAGCAAGTTTTTACGTCTTTCAAATAAGCAAAAGAAAAAAATATTATTTTTATTATCAAACAATATCAAAACAGAGCTTTCAGAAAAAGAGCAAAAGAAATACATATCTTTATTTGGTAAGGAATTATATTGTGACTTAATGAAGATTTGTGGTATTGAGTCTGGAACAAATGTTGATGAGTATATTTCATTTGCTAAGATGTTTAACATTCCAAAATTTCCTTTATCTGGGAATGATTTAATAACTATAGGTCATCAACCAGGAAAAAATTTAGGTAGAAACTTGGAATTGCTACGACAACACTGGGAAGACAGCTCCTACACTTTAACAAAGGAGGAGCTAATACTTTATGCTAAGAGCCTACTCTAG
- the trxB gene encoding thioredoxin-disulfide reductase yields the protein MQNYKLSTKVLIIGSGAAGYAAAIYAARANLEPIVVTGMQPGGQLTITTDVENYPGFISIQGPELMEQKRLHAEKAGARIIDDEIKSVEQLEDSNEYRFRSCGNASDYYSNAIIIAAGAQAKWLGLESEKKFQGYGVSACATCDGAFFRNKVVAVVGGGNTAVEEAIFLTRFAKEVILIHRRDKLRAEKVMQDRLFKNDKIKVIWNHTVEQILGEENPKKVTGITIKSTDINKTQELKVDGVFIAIGHAPNTGIFKGFVEMDQQGYIITKPGTTLTSRAGVFAAGDVQDKVYRQAVVAAGTGCMAALDAEKFLES from the coding sequence GTGCAGAATTATAAATTGAGTACAAAAGTTCTTATTATTGGATCTGGAGCAGCGGGTTATGCTGCTGCTATATATGCAGCACGTGCAAATTTAGAGCCAATTGTAGTAACAGGAATGCAACCTGGTGGTCAGCTTACAATTACTACGGATGTTGAAAACTATCCAGGTTTTATTTCTATACAAGGTCCAGAACTCATGGAACAAAAGAGGTTGCATGCAGAGAAGGCGGGAGCAAGAATAATAGACGATGAGATAAAAAGTGTAGAACAACTTGAGGATTCTAATGAGTATAGATTTAGATCTTGTGGTAATGCTAGTGACTACTATTCGAATGCAATTATAATCGCAGCTGGTGCGCAAGCGAAGTGGCTTGGCCTGGAGAGTGAAAAGAAATTTCAAGGTTACGGAGTTTCGGCATGCGCAACTTGTGATGGTGCATTTTTTAGAAATAAAGTTGTAGCTGTGGTTGGTGGTGGAAATACTGCTGTTGAAGAAGCAATATTTTTAACTCGATTTGCTAAGGAAGTTATACTGATACACAGGCGTGATAAGTTAAGAGCAGAGAAAGTAATGCAAGACAGGCTCTTTAAAAATGATAAGATAAAGGTAATATGGAATCATACCGTAGAGCAGATTCTTGGAGAAGAAAATCCTAAAAAAGTTACTGGCATTACAATTAAATCGACAGACATCAATAAAACCCAGGAATTGAAAGTAGATGGAGTGTTCATTGCAATTGGGCATGCACCAAATACAGGTATTTTTAAGGGCTTTGTTGAAATGGATCAGCAAGGTTATATAATTACGAAACCTGGAACAACTCTAACCAGTAGGGCAGGGGTGTTTGCCGCTGGCGATGTTCAAGATAAGGTATATCGCCAGGCAGTAGTTGCCGCAGGAACAGGGTGCATGGCTGCACTTGATGCAGAAAAATTTTTGGAATCATAA
- the typA gene encoding translational GTPase TypA, translated as MSEFKSIRNIAIIAHVDHGKTTLLDNMLKQSGTFRENQEVQERVMDSGDQERERGITILAKCTSIMWGDEKINIIDTPGHADFGGEVERVLCMADGVLLLVDAAEGPMPQTKFVLSKALKANLKPIVIINKVDRPDSRIDEVLNEIYELFFNLDATNEQLDFPVLYASGRNGWCAKELSDERKDLSPLFSTVIDYIKPSVYDQNAPFAMLVTLLESDKFLGRILTGKIYQGIAQVNSDLKVIDLDGQVVERGRLTKLLSFSGLKRVPVEQAVAGDIIAIAGLEKASVSDTIAAPEVTTAISSTPVDPPTMAITISVNDSPFAGQEGTKLTSTVIKDRLYAEAETNVAITVTLAPSGEAFEVGGRGELQLGVLIENMRREGFELSVSRPRVLFKEEDGKKLEPIEEVVIDVDDEYSGIIMEKLSFRKGEVTDMRPSGSGRTRLTFLVPSRGLIGYQGEFLTDSRGTGIINRLFHSYAPHKGSISGRRNGVLISTDKGEAVAYAIFNLQDRGIMFVKPQDKVYCGMIVGQHSRDNDLEINVLKGKQLTNVRASGSDEAIKLTPPKIMTLEDMIAYIDDDELVEVTPKSIRLRKKFLDPNERKRAGRAKNKE; from the coding sequence ATGAGTGAATTTAAATCAATCCGCAATATTGCAATAATTGCACACGTTGACCACGGAAAAACTACTTTACTTGATAACATGTTAAAACAAAGTGGCACGTTTCGTGAGAATCAAGAAGTTCAAGAACGAGTGATGGATAGTGGTGATCAAGAACGTGAACGTGGGATTACAATACTTGCAAAATGTACGTCAATAATGTGGGGTGATGAGAAAATCAATATCATTGATACACCAGGACATGCGGATTTTGGTGGAGAAGTGGAAAGGGTGCTCTGCATGGCAGATGGTGTATTACTACTGGTTGATGCTGCAGAAGGTCCAATGCCACAAACAAAATTTGTGCTCTCAAAAGCACTAAAGGCAAATTTAAAACCGATTGTGATAATCAATAAGGTTGATCGACCAGACAGCAGAATTGATGAAGTACTAAATGAAATATATGAGTTATTTTTTAACCTTGATGCAACCAACGAGCAACTAGATTTTCCAGTACTCTATGCTTCAGGTAGAAATGGTTGGTGTGCTAAGGAGCTATCTGATGAGAGAAAAGATTTAAGCCCATTATTTTCAACGGTGATAGATTACATAAAACCTTCCGTTTATGATCAAAATGCACCTTTTGCTATGCTAGTTACTTTACTTGAATCTGATAAATTTCTTGGCAGAATATTGACAGGAAAGATTTACCAAGGAATCGCGCAAGTTAACTCAGATCTTAAGGTAATTGATCTTGATGGTCAAGTGGTTGAGCGAGGGAGATTAACTAAGTTACTCTCATTTTCTGGCTTAAAACGCGTTCCAGTAGAGCAAGCTGTAGCTGGTGATATCATTGCCATTGCAGGACTTGAGAAAGCTTCAGTTTCAGACACTATAGCAGCACCAGAAGTTACAACTGCGATCAGCTCAACTCCAGTTGACCCGCCAACAATGGCGATTACTATAAGCGTTAATGACTCACCTTTTGCTGGGCAAGAGGGAACAAAACTTACCTCAACTGTTATAAAAGATCGTTTATATGCAGAAGCAGAAACAAACGTTGCAATTACTGTAACTTTGGCTCCAAGTGGTGAAGCATTTGAAGTAGGTGGACGTGGTGAGTTGCAGCTTGGGGTACTGATTGAAAATATGAGAAGGGAAGGTTTTGAACTTTCAGTTTCACGGCCTCGAGTGCTGTTTAAAGAAGAAGATGGCAAAAAACTTGAACCTATAGAGGAAGTAGTAATTGATGTAGATGATGAGTATAGTGGAATCATCATGGAAAAACTTAGCTTTCGAAAAGGTGAAGTAACTGATATGAGACCTTCTGGTAGTGGCAGAACTAGGTTGACATTTTTAGTGCCATCAAGGGGATTAATTGGCTATCAAGGAGAATTTTTAACTGATTCTCGCGGCACTGGTATAATCAACCGTTTATTTCACAGTTATGCTCCACATAAAGGTTCAATTTCCGGAAGGCGTAATGGGGTTTTAATTTCAACAGACAAAGGCGAAGCAGTAGCGTATGCAATTTTCAATCTGCAAGATAGGGGAATTATGTTTGTTAAGCCACAAGATAAGGTATATTGTGGTATGATTGTCGGTCAGCATAGTCGTGACAATGATTTAGAAATAAATGTACTTAAAGGTAAGCAATTAACAAACGTAAGAGCTTCAGGTAGCGATGAAGCTATAAAGCTTACTCCACCAAAAATAATGACACTGGAGGATATGATAGCATATATAGACGATGATGAATTAGTAGAAGTAACTCCAAAATCTATACGTTTGCGTAAGAAGTTTCTCGATCCAAATGAACGTAAACGTGCAGGAAGGGCGAAGAATAAAGAGTAA
- a CDS encoding ankyrin repeat domain-containing protein → MLSGSNVDFRRRVVSDVGLRTQNQTTSGQSTTKLFKAIDDENLGDFKRALAEGANVNAFDEGYTPLMTIIMGGDDSPTNLKMMTLLLQHQNLNVNIQEAKELNTALHLAFRMENRSFVQMLLRHPELNPVIRNDYEDRYGRRKSYTPKEYIEQIGREQEKDFSHLTKEIQKAQTGKQLLNALSHGNFHEAKRLLNEEFNPNCWKRNFNGEIETLLSLIIKSCLQGITQDNEEVLTKLLEHKDLDFNQIKPIPAIEQNPWVKQIIEQVMKERLTDAINRKDLGDVKELVEDHCFINRAIVNAVLGNVNNPSESIKNYLNEKFPASAEQPVANTHNVQSEINDEFIAQELQRLENLEGELERTKAQLAEKEQELNRTVDERTRDTDKISQLEKELRQVRQGNQERIHTLTDQVARLTREKSQLKNLRDELERTKTQLRKKEQELDRVVSERDTNKISQLKRDFSQQRSELQTQNQDLNNKNRKLSEASIYNRRQSNYASASFVLSGAFAIGACLTISNLEICISLAVAAFVFLTIGCYCSYKASTVLSDVISTEFGNVISLR, encoded by the coding sequence ATGCTTTCGGGAAGTAATGTAGATTTTAGAAGAAGGGTTGTTAGTGATGTAGGATTACGAACTCAAAATCAAACAACTTCAGGACAATCAACAACAAAATTATTTAAAGCTATTGATGATGAAAATCTAGGGGATTTTAAGCGAGCTCTGGCAGAAGGTGCGAATGTTAATGCGTTTGATGAGGGATATACACCATTAATGACTATTATCATGGGTGGTGATGATAGTCCTACAAACTTAAAAATGATGACTTTGCTTTTACAGCACCAGAATTTAAATGTTAATATTCAAGAAGCTAAAGAACTCAATACAGCTCTACATCTAGCTTTTCGTATGGAAAATAGGAGTTTCGTACAGATGTTACTTAGACATCCTGAATTGAATCCAGTCATTAGAAATGATTATGAAGATCGTTATGGGAGAAGAAAAAGTTACACTCCTAAAGAATATATTGAACAAATTGGGAGAGAGCAGGAGAAAGATTTTTCACATCTTACAAAAGAAATACAAAAAGCACAAACAGGAAAACAATTATTGAATGCTCTTTCTCATGGAAATTTCCATGAAGCAAAAAGACTATTAAATGAAGAATTCAACCCTAATTGCTGGAAAAGAAATTTCAATGGAGAAATAGAAACGCTGCTTAGCCTGATTATCAAATCATGTTTACAAGGAATAACACAAGATAACGAGGAAGTATTGACTAAACTTTTAGAACATAAAGACCTAGATTTTAATCAAATAAAACCGATACCAGCTATAGAGCAAAATCCATGGGTGAAGCAAATAATTGAGCAAGTTATGAAGGAGCGATTAACTGATGCTATTAATAGAAAAGATTTGGGTGATGTAAAAGAATTAGTAGAAGATCACTGCTTCATAAATCGTGCAATTGTCAACGCTGTGTTGGGGAATGTTAATAATCCAAGTGAATCTATTAAAAATTATCTCAATGAGAAATTTCCTGCAAGTGCAGAGCAACCTGTAGCAAATACACATAATGTTCAATCAGAAATAAACGATGAGTTTATTGCTCAAGAATTGCAGCGACTTGAAAACCTGGAAGGTGAACTTGAAAGAACAAAGGCTCAACTTGCAGAAAAAGAGCAAGAGTTGAATAGGACCGTAGATGAAAGAACAAGAGACACTGACAAAATTTCACAGTTAGAAAAGGAGTTGAGACAAGTAAGGCAGGGTAATCAGGAAAGAATTCACACTCTCACTGATCAAGTAGCTCGACTTACTAGAGAAAAAAGTCAACTTAAAAACCTTAGAGATGAGCTTGAAAGAACAAAAACTCAACTTAGAAAAAAAGAGCAAGAGTTGGATAGGGTTGTAAGTGAAAGAGACACTAACAAAATTTCACAGTTAAAAAGGGATTTTAGTCAACAGAGATCAGAACTTCAAACTCAAAATCAAGACTTAAATAACAAAAACAGAAAACTTTCAGAAGCAAGCATTTATAATAGAAGGCAAAGTAACTATGCCTCTGCCTCTTTTGTGTTATCTGGAGCGTTTGCTATTGGTGCATGTTTAACAATATCGAATTTAGAAATATGTATTTCACTTGCTGTAGCTGCATTTGTCTTCCTTACAATTGGATGCTACTGTTCATATAAAGCAAGTACAGTACTGAGTGATGTGATAAGCACTGAATTTGGTAATGTTATCAGTTTAAGATAG
- a CDS encoding magnesium transporter: MLKYEELNETQQGLYDKLRDEIKKGKDGNITPILEEIKTEGVLKEVLTTANIKIDLSNGENHTLTPLAYAMGFSNQKVIKNILDVIKDKAILEAVLTTANISLKFKNGAEHDITLLAHATILYNQEVIKNILDVAEKNNMLEKVFASIKKDHLNKTKNILEILKNQEQDEEQKAKIDGWLKILAKSISSCESKDDTNKIKWKEEVNEIFHNQEQEDWQVTLKRIMPNHKNKDIYNDVLKEILDSSSKDPQHIADRLTVLKKIMSGCESQKQSSVAESSVPQTEGNITDESSTSEISIMPDCESNEQSSMAESIVPKTEGNITDESSTSEIESSKQKDKVKTTNKPIIIGCVYGAIAALATGGGCFAAGVALPILALIGIAIAAALVTGLVAGGITYVISKPSENLDIVNVGQGVVDTGVNITE; the protein is encoded by the coding sequence ATGCTAAAATATGAGGAGTTAAATGAAACACAACAAGGATTATATGATAAGTTAAGGGATGAAATAAAAAAAGGAAAAGATGGTAATATTACTCCTATTCTTGAAGAAATTAAAACAGAAGGGGTATTAAAAGAAGTTCTTACTACTGCGAATATAAAGATCGATCTTTCAAATGGTGAAAATCATACTCTAACACCTCTTGCCTATGCTATGGGTTTTAGTAACCAGAAAGTTATTAAAAATATTTTAGATGTAATTAAAGATAAAGCGATATTAGAAGCAGTACTTACTACTGCAAATATAAGTTTGAAGTTCAAAAACGGTGCGGAACATGATATAACACTGCTTGCCCATGCTACAATTCTTTATAATCAGGAAGTTATTAAAAATATTCTAGATGTAGCTGAAAAGAATAATATGTTAGAAAAAGTTTTCGCTAGTATAAAAAAAGATCATCTTAACAAAACCAAGAATATTTTAGAAATACTAAAAAATCAAGAGCAAGATGAAGAGCAAAAAGCTAAAATTGATGGTTGGCTAAAAATACTTGCAAAGAGCATATCTAGTTGTGAAAGTAAAGATGATACTAACAAAATTAAATGGAAAGAGGAAGTTAACGAGATATTCCACAATCAAGAGCAAGAGGATTGGCAAGTAACCCTTAAAAGGATCATGCCTAATCACAAAAATAAAGATATTTATAATGATGTACTTAAGGAAATTTTAGACTCATCATCAAAAGATCCACAGCACATTGCTGATAGGCTAACAGTACTTAAAAAGATCATGTCTGGTTGTGAAAGTCAGAAACAATCTTCAGTAGCTGAAAGCAGCGTACCTCAAACTGAAGGAAATATAACTGATGAAAGTAGTACATCTGAAATAAGTATTATGCCCGATTGTGAAAGTAATGAACAGTCTTCAATGGCTGAAAGCATCGTTCCTAAAACTGAAGGAAATATAACTGATGAAAGTAGTACATCTGAAATAGAGAGTAGTAAACAAAAAGACAAAGTAAAAACTACTAATAAACCAATAATAATTGGCTGTGTTTATGGTGCTATAGCTGCATTGGCAACTGGTGGTGGATGTTTTGCTGCTGGTGTTGCATTACCGATATTGGCTTTAATTGGTATAGCTATAGCTGCTGCTCTAGTAACAGGACTTGTTGCTGGTGGTATTACATATGTAATTTCAAAGCCTAGTGAGAATCTAGATATAGTTAATGTAGGACAAGGAGTTGTTGATACAGGGGTAAATATAACAGAGTAG
- the gap gene encoding type I glyceraldehyde-3-phosphate dehydrogenase yields the protein MTIRVGINGLGRIGRSVLRAIFEVENYSEQIEVVAVNGSLSAEQHAHLIKYDSVHGKFSGDIDFNESENWLSINGKRFSLYRERSPENIPWNVDVVLECTGAFNKCAEAAKHNAERVIVSAPVSDADVTIVYGVNNDMLKKEHKVISAGSCTTNCLAPIVHILHSNLGIKSGFMTTIHAYTNDQNILDGNHRDLRRARACGLSMVPTTTGAAKIIGSVIPELKGKLDGTAIRVPVSNVSMVDFKFLADKRATTKEINEIFKNSANHVLSICNEPLVSIDFVHNPYSAIVDLAGTYVTGDICRVAAWYDNEWAFSLRMLDIALL from the coding sequence ATGACAATTCGTGTAGGAATTAATGGTCTTGGTAGAATAGGCAGAAGTGTATTGCGTGCTATTTTTGAAGTAGAAAACTATAGCGAGCAAATAGAAGTTGTGGCGGTAAATGGGTCGCTCAGTGCTGAGCAGCATGCACATTTGATTAAATATGACTCTGTTCATGGTAAATTCAGTGGTGATATTGATTTTAATGAGTCTGAAAATTGGCTATCTATAAATGGCAAAAGGTTTTCTTTATATAGAGAACGTAGCCCTGAAAATATTCCTTGGAATGTTGATGTAGTACTTGAATGCACTGGTGCATTCAACAAGTGTGCGGAAGCAGCAAAGCATAATGCAGAGAGAGTAATTGTCTCTGCTCCAGTTTCAGATGCTGATGTAACTATAGTTTACGGCGTAAATAATGATATGCTCAAAAAGGAGCATAAAGTGATCTCAGCAGGTTCTTGTACTACAAACTGTCTGGCTCCGATTGTACACATTTTACACTCCAATTTAGGTATAAAAAGCGGTTTTATGACCACTATACATGCCTATACGAATGATCAAAATATTCTTGATGGCAACCATAGAGACTTACGCAGGGCAAGAGCTTGTGGCCTTTCTATGGTGCCAACTACAACCGGAGCGGCAAAAATAATTGGTTCTGTTATTCCTGAGTTAAAGGGTAAGCTAGATGGTACTGCTATTAGAGTTCCGGTTAGCAACGTTTCTATGGTTGATTTTAAATTTTTAGCTGATAAGAGAGCAACAACTAAGGAAATAAACGAAATATTTAAGAATTCAGCAAATCATGTGCTTTCCATATGTAACGAGCCTTTAGTTTCAATAGACTTTGTCCATAACCCTTATAGTGCAATTGTGGATTTAGCTGGTACATATGTCACAGGCGATATCTGTAGAGTTGCAGCGTGGTATGACAATGAATGGGCTTTTTCACTGAGAATGTTAGATATAGCGTTATTGTAA
- the tatC gene encoding twin-arginine translocase subunit TatC has product MNENSQKYASFYEHFAELRKRVIFCFLFFCVTFGFCYYFKENIYRFLLAPLIEVTKDSNDFSLIYTDLTEAFFVYLRVAIMSALLFSFPVFAWQFYIFLAPGLYKRERAVLLPYLIATPVLFITGAAVVYYYIFPLAWKFFIAFEHSGKSFGIPIEFMPSVSEYLDLVLQFMFAFGTAFQIPVILTLMVRVGLITAQSLSNKRRIAIVVIFIIAAILTPPDVLSQVGLAIPMLVLYELSILICRYIEKKAKY; this is encoded by the coding sequence ATGAACGAAAACTCACAAAAATATGCTTCATTTTATGAGCACTTTGCGGAACTTAGAAAAAGGGTTATTTTTTGCTTTTTATTTTTTTGTGTTACCTTCGGGTTTTGTTACTACTTTAAAGAAAATATATACCGCTTTTTACTTGCACCTTTAATAGAAGTTACAAAAGATAGCAATGATTTTTCTCTAATCTATACAGACTTAACAGAAGCGTTTTTTGTATATCTCAGGGTTGCAATAATGAGTGCACTGTTGTTTTCTTTTCCTGTGTTTGCATGGCAATTCTACATATTTCTAGCACCTGGCTTATATAAAAGAGAAAGGGCAGTGTTATTGCCGTACTTAATTGCAACACCGGTTTTGTTTATAACAGGAGCTGCTGTAGTTTATTATTACATATTTCCCTTAGCTTGGAAATTTTTTATTGCTTTTGAACATAGCGGTAAATCTTTCGGTATACCAATAGAGTTTATGCCATCAGTCAGTGAATATTTGGACCTTGTTCTTCAATTCATGTTTGCGTTTGGTACTGCATTTCAAATTCCAGTCATACTAACCTTAATGGTGAGAGTAGGGCTAATCACTGCACAAAGCTTGTCAAATAAACGTAGAATTGCAATAGTGGTAATTTTCATTATTGCTGCAATCTTAACTCCACCTGATGTACTAAGCCAAGTAGGGCTTGCAATACCAATGCTGGTATTATATGAGCTGTCTATTCTGATATGTAGATATATTGAGAAGAAAGCAAAGTATTAG